A genomic region of Salinibacter pepae contains the following coding sequences:
- a CDS encoding DUF971 domain-containing protein, giving the protein MPEPSRLQVDTKAQTLTVDWADGHTSVFPLSRLRAACPCAECQGDAIDRIDPPAPDAGPPDASPQWTDLEIEPAGSVGIRITWDDGHNAGIFRWDRLWDLQPPRA; this is encoded by the coding sequence ATGCCCGAGCCGAGCCGGCTCCAGGTAGACACGAAGGCCCAAACCCTCACCGTGGACTGGGCAGACGGACACACCTCCGTCTTTCCCCTCTCGCGCCTCCGGGCCGCCTGCCCGTGCGCCGAATGCCAGGGCGACGCGATCGACCGGATCGACCCGCCCGCCCCCGACGCCGGGCCGCCCGACGCCTCCCCGCAATGGACGGATCTCGAAATCGAGCCCGCCGGGAGCGTCGGCATCCGCATCACGTGGGACGACGGCCACAACGCCGGCATCTTTCGGTGGGACCGACTTTGGGACCTCCAACCGCCCCGTGCATGA